In Solanum stenotomum isolate F172 chromosome 6, ASM1918654v1, whole genome shotgun sequence, one DNA window encodes the following:
- the LOC125867483 gene encoding cell number regulator 6-like, translating into MEEGGIQSKYVKLTKDQAPLEEDIKPGELNQPIHVPQLVVHKCNECGQVLPESFEPPADEPWTSGIFGCAEDKDSCWTGLFCPCVLFGRNVESLRDDTPWTTPCVCHAIFVEGGIALAAATAVCHGIDPGTSFLIGEGLLFGWWMCGIYTGLFRQSLQKKYHLKNSPCDPCLAHCCLHWCALCQEHREMKNRLSDNSALPMTIVNPPPIQEMNAAASDTVPSSTNNSEQTNLEMQAL; encoded by the exons ATGGAAGAAGGGGGAATTCAGTCAAAGTATGTAAAATTAACAAAAGACCAAGCACCTCTTGAAGAAGACATTAAGCCTGGAGAGCTGAACCAGCCTATTCATGTCCCTCAG CTAGTCGTTCACAAGTGCAACGAATGTGGACAAGTTTTACCTGAAAGTTTTGAGCCTCCTGCAGATGAGCCTTGGACAAGTGGAATTTTTGGATGTGCAGAGGACAAAGATAGCT GCTGGACAGGACTTTTCTGCCCGTGTGTCTTGTTTGGGCGTAATGTCGAGAGCCTGAGAGATGATACTCCTTGGACTACCCCTTGTGTTTGTCATGCCATTTTTGTTGAGGGTGGCATTGCTCTTGCAGCTGCAACAGCTGTATGTCATGGTATTGATCCAGGTACATCCTTCCTCATTGGTGAAGGCTTACTATTTGGTTGGTGGATGTGTGGAATATATACTGGTCTTTTCCGGCAGTCGCTGCAGAAGAAGTATCATCTCAAG AATTCCCCCTGTGACCCTTGCCTAGCACATTGCTGCTTGCACTGGTGTGCCTTGTGCCAGGAGCATAGAGAGATGAAGAATCGTCTGTCAGATAATTCTGCCCTGCCGATGACAATTGTCAATCCTCCCCCTATTCAGGAGATGAATGCTGCTGCAAGCGACACTGTACCTTCCTCAACAAATAACTCCGAACAAACCAACCTCGAGATGCAAGCTTTATGA